One Primulina tabacum isolate GXHZ01 chromosome 10, ASM2559414v2, whole genome shotgun sequence DNA segment encodes these proteins:
- the LOC142505747 gene encoding pseudouridine kinase isoform X2, with translation MELDKKRQVLGDEAEPVVIGGMVLDINATPSVPANPRTTTPGKVHYALGGVARNVAECMLKLGAKSYLISATGFDLAGNLMLESWRSAGLSIEGIRKNQYIETAVVCNILDGEGELAAGIANVEAIERFVTPEWIRKFKFKFSVAPVLMVDANLGPPALVVSCRMAAEFNTPVWFEPVSVTKSKRVAPVVKHITFTSPNEDELVAMANALSSGNKFSPIERDILSSSYSTESLFQMLKPPIWVLLEKGIQVVIVTLGSNGVFLCFKAMHGVEKHDFIKRKSFSFCRELYETVNLSCPPSRTLNTSRPSGSYYIAIHFPALSASVVRLTGGGDCFVGGTIASICSGLDIMQSVAVGIAAARGAVESESNVPAEYDLMKVADDARSVYSDAKVVFCESKL, from the exons ATG GAATTGGATAAAAAGAGGCAAGTTTTAGGCGATGAAGCAGAGCCAGTTGTGATAGGAGGAATGGTTTTGGACATAAATGCCACCCCTTCTGTGCCTGCAAATCCCAGGACCACCACTCCCGGAAAG GTTCACTATGCATTAGGCGGTGTGGCAAGAAATGTTGCTGAATGCATGCTAAAACTGGGAGCAAAATCTTACTTGATAAGTGCCACAGGATTTGACTTGGCAG GCAACTTGATGTTGGAAAGCTGGCGATCTGCTGGATTATCCATAGAAG GCATTAGGAAGAACCAATATATCGAGACTGCAGTTGTGTGCAACATACTGGATGGTGAAGGAGAATTAGCTGCTGGTATTGCTAATGTGGAAGCTATT GAAAGGTTCGTTACTCCTGAGTGGATTCggaaattcaaattcaaattctcTGTTGCTCCTGTATTGATGGTTGACGCAAACTTAGGTCCTCCAGCTCTTGTTGTATCTTGTCGAA TGGCAGCAGAATTTAATACTCCTGTTTGGTTTGAGCCGGTATCAGTCACAAAGTCCAAAAGAGTTGCTCCCGTTGTGAAACAT ATAACTTTTACCTCACCCAATGAAGATGAGCTTGTAGCTATGGCAAATGCTCTTTCTAGTGGAAATAAATTCTCACCGATTGAAAGAGATATTTTGAGTAGCAGTTACTCCACAGAATCATTGTTTCAAATGCTAAAACCTCCGATATGGGTTTTGCTAGAGAAAGGTATTCAAGTGGTGATTGTCACTCTTGGATCTAATGGAGTGTTCCTATGCTTTAAAGCAATGCATGGAGTAGAGAAacatgattttatcaaaaggaAGTCTTTTTCTTTCTGTAGAGAATTGTATGAAACTGTTAATTTAAGTTGCCCACCAAGCAGGACTTTGAACACTTCTAGGCCTAGTGGAAGTTACTATATTGCTATACATTTTCCTGCTCTTTCTGCCTCGGTAGTTAGGCTTACTGGTGGTGGTGACTGCTTCGTTGGTGGCACGATAGCATCGATCTGTTCTGGTTTAGATATAATGCAGAGTGTGGCAGTTGGGATTGCAGCTGCACGAGGAGCCGTTGAAAGTGAGAGCAATGTCCCTGCAGAATATGATTTGATGAAAGTTGCAG ATGATGCGAGGTCCGTCTACTCAGATGCAAAAGTGGTCTTCTGTGAATCAAAGTTGTAA
- the LOC142505747 gene encoding pseudouridine kinase isoform X3 → MPPLLCLQIPGPPLPERCRGVARNVAECMLKLGAKSYLISATGFDLAGNLMLESWRSAGLSIEGIRKNQYIETAVVCNILDGEGELAAGIANVEAIERFVTPEWIRKFKFKFSVAPVLMVDANLGPPALVVSCRMAAEFNTPVWFEPVSVTKSKRVAPVVKHITFTSPNEDELVAMANALSSGNKFSPIERDILSSSYSTESLFQMLKPPIWVLLEKGIQVVIVTLGSNGVFLCFKAMHGVEKHDFIKRKSFSFCRELYETVNLSCPPSRTLNTSRPSGSYYIAIHFPALSASVVRLTGGGDCFVGGTIASICSGLDIMQSVAVGIAAARGAVESESNVPAEYDLMKVADDARSVYSDAKVVFCESKL, encoded by the exons ATGCCACCCCTTCTGTGCCTGCAAATCCCAGGACCACCACTCCCGGAAAGGTGTC GCGGTGTGGCAAGAAATGTTGCTGAATGCATGCTAAAACTGGGAGCAAAATCTTACTTGATAAGTGCCACAGGATTTGACTTGGCAG GCAACTTGATGTTGGAAAGCTGGCGATCTGCTGGATTATCCATAGAAG GCATTAGGAAGAACCAATATATCGAGACTGCAGTTGTGTGCAACATACTGGATGGTGAAGGAGAATTAGCTGCTGGTATTGCTAATGTGGAAGCTATT GAAAGGTTCGTTACTCCTGAGTGGATTCggaaattcaaattcaaattctcTGTTGCTCCTGTATTGATGGTTGACGCAAACTTAGGTCCTCCAGCTCTTGTTGTATCTTGTCGAA TGGCAGCAGAATTTAATACTCCTGTTTGGTTTGAGCCGGTATCAGTCACAAAGTCCAAAAGAGTTGCTCCCGTTGTGAAACAT ATAACTTTTACCTCACCCAATGAAGATGAGCTTGTAGCTATGGCAAATGCTCTTTCTAGTGGAAATAAATTCTCACCGATTGAAAGAGATATTTTGAGTAGCAGTTACTCCACAGAATCATTGTTTCAAATGCTAAAACCTCCGATATGGGTTTTGCTAGAGAAAGGTATTCAAGTGGTGATTGTCACTCTTGGATCTAATGGAGTGTTCCTATGCTTTAAAGCAATGCATGGAGTAGAGAAacatgattttatcaaaaggaAGTCTTTTTCTTTCTGTAGAGAATTGTATGAAACTGTTAATTTAAGTTGCCCACCAAGCAGGACTTTGAACACTTCTAGGCCTAGTGGAAGTTACTATATTGCTATACATTTTCCTGCTCTTTCTGCCTCGGTAGTTAGGCTTACTGGTGGTGGTGACTGCTTCGTTGGTGGCACGATAGCATCGATCTGTTCTGGTTTAGATATAATGCAGAGTGTGGCAGTTGGGATTGCAGCTGCACGAGGAGCCGTTGAAAGTGAGAGCAATGTCCCTGCAGAATATGATTTGATGAAAGTTGCAG ATGATGCGAGGTCCGTCTACTCAGATGCAAAAGTGGTCTTCTGTGAATCAAAGTTGTAA
- the LOC142505747 gene encoding pseudouridine kinase isoform X1, protein MNRADTQDGELIKFQSIFFTGIQSQHSVTCSCVCASLFQELDKKRQVLGDEAEPVVIGGMVLDINATPSVPANPRTTTPGKVHYALGGVARNVAECMLKLGAKSYLISATGFDLAGNLMLESWRSAGLSIEGIRKNQYIETAVVCNILDGEGELAAGIANVEAIERFVTPEWIRKFKFKFSVAPVLMVDANLGPPALVVSCRMAAEFNTPVWFEPVSVTKSKRVAPVVKHITFTSPNEDELVAMANALSSGNKFSPIERDILSSSYSTESLFQMLKPPIWVLLEKGIQVVIVTLGSNGVFLCFKAMHGVEKHDFIKRKSFSFCRELYETVNLSCPPSRTLNTSRPSGSYYIAIHFPALSASVVRLTGGGDCFVGGTIASICSGLDIMQSVAVGIAAARGAVESESNVPAEYDLMKVADDARSVYSDAKVVFCESKL, encoded by the exons ATGAACAGAGCAGACACCCAAGATGGAGAGCTGATCAAATTTCAGAGTATTTTTTTCACGGGAATCCAATCACAGCATTCGGTCACATG TAGCTGTGTTTGCGCGAGTTTATTCCAGGAATTGGATAAAAAGAGGCAAGTTTTAGGCGATGAAGCAGAGCCAGTTGTGATAGGAGGAATGGTTTTGGACATAAATGCCACCCCTTCTGTGCCTGCAAATCCCAGGACCACCACTCCCGGAAAG GTTCACTATGCATTAGGCGGTGTGGCAAGAAATGTTGCTGAATGCATGCTAAAACTGGGAGCAAAATCTTACTTGATAAGTGCCACAGGATTTGACTTGGCAG GCAACTTGATGTTGGAAAGCTGGCGATCTGCTGGATTATCCATAGAAG GCATTAGGAAGAACCAATATATCGAGACTGCAGTTGTGTGCAACATACTGGATGGTGAAGGAGAATTAGCTGCTGGTATTGCTAATGTGGAAGCTATT GAAAGGTTCGTTACTCCTGAGTGGATTCggaaattcaaattcaaattctcTGTTGCTCCTGTATTGATGGTTGACGCAAACTTAGGTCCTCCAGCTCTTGTTGTATCTTGTCGAA TGGCAGCAGAATTTAATACTCCTGTTTGGTTTGAGCCGGTATCAGTCACAAAGTCCAAAAGAGTTGCTCCCGTTGTGAAACAT ATAACTTTTACCTCACCCAATGAAGATGAGCTTGTAGCTATGGCAAATGCTCTTTCTAGTGGAAATAAATTCTCACCGATTGAAAGAGATATTTTGAGTAGCAGTTACTCCACAGAATCATTGTTTCAAATGCTAAAACCTCCGATATGGGTTTTGCTAGAGAAAGGTATTCAAGTGGTGATTGTCACTCTTGGATCTAATGGAGTGTTCCTATGCTTTAAAGCAATGCATGGAGTAGAGAAacatgattttatcaaaaggaAGTCTTTTTCTTTCTGTAGAGAATTGTATGAAACTGTTAATTTAAGTTGCCCACCAAGCAGGACTTTGAACACTTCTAGGCCTAGTGGAAGTTACTATATTGCTATACATTTTCCTGCTCTTTCTGCCTCGGTAGTTAGGCTTACTGGTGGTGGTGACTGCTTCGTTGGTGGCACGATAGCATCGATCTGTTCTGGTTTAGATATAATGCAGAGTGTGGCAGTTGGGATTGCAGCTGCACGAGGAGCCGTTGAAAGTGAGAGCAATGTCCCTGCAGAATATGATTTGATGAAAGTTGCAG ATGATGCGAGGTCCGTCTACTCAGATGCAAAAGTGGTCTTCTGTGAATCAAAGTTGTAA
- the LOC142505747 gene encoding pseudouridine kinase isoform X4, translated as MLKLGAKSYLISATGFDLAGNLMLESWRSAGLSIEGIRKNQYIETAVVCNILDGEGELAAGIANVEAIERFVTPEWIRKFKFKFSVAPVLMVDANLGPPALVVSCRMAAEFNTPVWFEPVSVTKSKRVAPVVKHITFTSPNEDELVAMANALSSGNKFSPIERDILSSSYSTESLFQMLKPPIWVLLEKGIQVVIVTLGSNGVFLCFKAMHGVEKHDFIKRKSFSFCRELYETVNLSCPPSRTLNTSRPSGSYYIAIHFPALSASVVRLTGGGDCFVGGTIASICSGLDIMQSVAVGIAAARGAVESESNVPAEYDLMKVADDARSVYSDAKVVFCESKL; from the exons ATGCTAAAACTGGGAGCAAAATCTTACTTGATAAGTGCCACAGGATTTGACTTGGCAG GCAACTTGATGTTGGAAAGCTGGCGATCTGCTGGATTATCCATAGAAG GCATTAGGAAGAACCAATATATCGAGACTGCAGTTGTGTGCAACATACTGGATGGTGAAGGAGAATTAGCTGCTGGTATTGCTAATGTGGAAGCTATT GAAAGGTTCGTTACTCCTGAGTGGATTCggaaattcaaattcaaattctcTGTTGCTCCTGTATTGATGGTTGACGCAAACTTAGGTCCTCCAGCTCTTGTTGTATCTTGTCGAA TGGCAGCAGAATTTAATACTCCTGTTTGGTTTGAGCCGGTATCAGTCACAAAGTCCAAAAGAGTTGCTCCCGTTGTGAAACAT ATAACTTTTACCTCACCCAATGAAGATGAGCTTGTAGCTATGGCAAATGCTCTTTCTAGTGGAAATAAATTCTCACCGATTGAAAGAGATATTTTGAGTAGCAGTTACTCCACAGAATCATTGTTTCAAATGCTAAAACCTCCGATATGGGTTTTGCTAGAGAAAGGTATTCAAGTGGTGATTGTCACTCTTGGATCTAATGGAGTGTTCCTATGCTTTAAAGCAATGCATGGAGTAGAGAAacatgattttatcaaaaggaAGTCTTTTTCTTTCTGTAGAGAATTGTATGAAACTGTTAATTTAAGTTGCCCACCAAGCAGGACTTTGAACACTTCTAGGCCTAGTGGAAGTTACTATATTGCTATACATTTTCCTGCTCTTTCTGCCTCGGTAGTTAGGCTTACTGGTGGTGGTGACTGCTTCGTTGGTGGCACGATAGCATCGATCTGTTCTGGTTTAGATATAATGCAGAGTGTGGCAGTTGGGATTGCAGCTGCACGAGGAGCCGTTGAAAGTGAGAGCAATGTCCCTGCAGAATATGATTTGATGAAAGTTGCAG ATGATGCGAGGTCCGTCTACTCAGATGCAAAAGTGGTCTTCTGTGAATCAAAGTTGTAA
- the LOC142505197 gene encoding isoamylase 2, chloroplastic: MTMLPVQYACSSCRAFESPDLFAANFGIYVKRVTRDLVKFDLKQKIVKGRLMKSGGRISLEHHVMKALAASDVSVVQTTEKVASYRFRTEIGGQLKVLVRKKNNKYEVRVEVSTLHGEGDGELIMSWGLFRSDSSIFMPLNFQQSSADRKDNIVETPFIKDSVGRLAVELDFDASLAPFYVSILLKSSGFKTPTIKSHRKANFVVPVGFGCGRPFPLGLSFLDNRSMNFAFFSSNAESVVLCLYSDSTADKPALEIDLDPYVNRSGYIWHALIDDSLPFKSYGYRCSSGNANRGQHVLLDPYAKVIKDFGLGLTRKWLGKLCEEPAFDWSGEFHPSLPLEKLIVYRLNVTRFTKDKSSKLPANTAGTFYGIYEKLHHFKDLGVNAVLLEPIFPFDEHKGPYFSWHFFSHGSSYGPSGDPKFIANSMKEMVKKLHASGIEVLLEVVFTHTGEDVTLRGIDDSYYHAKEDLKSKNMLNCNYPVVQQMILESLRHWVIEYHIDGFCFIDATSLLRGKHGEFLSRPPLVEAIAFDPLLSKIKIIADSWDPHDMETKESVFPHWKRWAEMNGKFCVDAKNFVRGQGSISSLATRFCGSGDIFLGGRGPAFSFNFITRNVGLTLTDLVSFSSEEVASQLSWNCGEEGPTNKNSVLERRLKQIRNFLFILIISFGVPVLNMGDECGQSCAGSLAYADRKPLDWNSLRSGFSIQITQFISFLCSLKMRRSDLLQRKSFLKQDKIEWHGTDLSPPTWDDPLSKFVAVTLKVDKKLSQSTSAFPKPCGDLFVAFNSANQSEEVSLPSLPDNTAWFRLVDTAFPFPGFFSVDGVPLEDGLSTYEMKSHSCVLFEAQSL, translated from the coding sequence ATGACCATGCTTCCTGTACAGTATGCTTGCTCAAGCTGTCGAGCTTTTGAATCGCCTGATCTGTTTGCTGCCAATTTTGGGATATACGTGAAAAGGGTTACAAGGGATTTAGTAAAATTTGATCTAAAACAGAAAATAGTCAAAGGTCGACTCATGAAATCTGGTGGGAGGATTTCTCTGGAGCATCATGTGATGAAGGCATTAGCCGCTTCGGACGTTTCAGTTGTTCAAACCACGGAAAAAGTAGCATCTTATAGATTTAGGACAGAGATTGGTGGTCAGTTGAAGGTACTCGTTAGAAAGAAAAATAACAAATATGAAGTACGTGTTGAAGTCTCCACCTTGCATGGAGAGGGAGATGGAGAGCTTATTATGAGCTGGGGCCTGTTCAGATCTGACTCATCAATCTTTATGCCGCTGAACTTTCAACAATCAAGTGCTGATAGGAAAGATAATATTGTTGAAACCCCATTCATCAAAGATTCTGTAGGTCGATTAGCTGTTGAGTTGGATTTTGATGCAAGTTTAGCCCCTTTCTATGTTTCAATTCTATTGAAGTCTTCTGGTTTTAAAACACCAACAATTAAAAGCCACAGGAAAGCTAATTTTGTTGTGCCAGTAGGTTTTGGCTGTGGACGCCCTTTTCCCTTGGGCCTTTCTTTCTTGGATAATAGATCCATGAACTTTGCCTTTTTCTCGAGTAATGCTGAAAGTGTCGTCCTATGTCTATATTCGGACTCTACAGCTGACAAGCCTGCTTTAGAGATTGATCTGGATCCATATGTCAATCGTTCTGGTTATATTTGGCATGCCCTGATAGATGATTCTCTGCCCTTTAAGAGCTATGGTTATCGCTGCAGCAGTGGTAATGCCAACAGAGGGCAACATGTTCTTTTGGATCCATATGCTAAGGTTATAAAGGACTTTGGGTTGGGTTTAACTCGAAAATGGCTTGGAAAATTGTGTGAGGAACCTGCATTTGATTGGAGTGGTGAGTTCCATCCGAGCTTACCTTTGGAGAAACTTATTGTTTATCGATTAAATGTCACCCGTTTTACAAAGGATAAGTCAAGTAAGTTACCTGCCAATACTGCTGGAACtttttatggtatttatgaGAAACTGCACCATTTCAAAGATCTTGGTGTCAATGCCGTCTTATTAGAGCCAATCTTCCCCTTTGATGAGCACAAAGGACCCTATTTTTCTTGGCATTTCTTTTCTCATGGAAGTTCATATGGACCTTCTGGCGACCCGAAGTTTATTGCAAATTCCATGAAAGAGATGGTTAAGAAGCTGCATGCCAGTGGAATTGAGGTTTTGCTTGAAGTTGTTTTCACCCATACTGGTGAGGACGTAACACTGAGAGGAATTGATGATTCATATTATCACGCCAAAGAGGACTTGAAATCTAAAAATATGCTGAATTGTAACTACCCTGTTGTCCAACAAATGATCTTAGAGAGTCTTCGGCATTGGGTGATTGAGTATCACATCGATGGGTTCTGTTTCATCGATGCAACTTCACTCCTGAGGGGAAAACACGGTGAGTTCCTTTCACGCCCTCCTTTGGTTGAAGCTATTGCTTTTGATCCATTactttcgaagatcaaaataaTAGCAGATTCTTGGGATCCACATGACATGGAGACAAAAGAATCAGTATTCCCTCACTGGAAACGGTGGGCAGAAATGAACGGAAAATTTTGTGTTGATGCAAAAAACTTTGTGAGGGGTCAAGGTTCTATAAGCAGTTTAGCAACACGATTTTGTGGAAGTGGAGATATCTTTCTGGGTGGTCGGGGCCCAGCATTCTCTTTCAATTTTATTACTAGAAATGTTGGACTCACTCTAACAGATTTAGTTAGCTTTAGTAGTGAAGAAGTAGCGTCTCAGTTGAGTTGGAATTGCGGGGAAGAAGGACCCACAAATAAGAATTCTGTGCTAGAGAGGCGACTTAAACAGATCCGTAATTtcctttttatattaattatttcttTCGGTGTGCCAGTTCTCAACATGGGAGACGAATGTGGTCAATCTTGTGCAGGTTCCCTGGCATATGCTGACCGGAAACCTTTGGATTGGAACTCCTTGAGATCTGGCTTCAGTATTCAGATCACgcaatttatttcatttttgtgCTCATTGAAAATGAGACGAAGTGATCTTCTTCAGAGGAAGAGCTTCTTGAAACAAGATAAAATTGAGTGGCATGGAACCGATCTTTCTCCACCAACATGGGATGATCCATTATCCAAATTTGTAGCTGTGACTTTGAAGGTTGACAAAAAGTTAAGCCAATCGACTTCGGCTTTTCCAAAACCATGTGGTGACTTGTTTGTTGCCTTCAACAGTGCTAATCAGTCTGAGGAAGTTTCTCTCCCGTCACTTCCAGATAATACGGCTTGGTTTCGTTTGGTTGATACAGCATTTCCTTTTCCAGGCTTTTTCTCTGTGGATGGTGTTCCTCTTGAAGATGGTTTATCAACATATGAAATGAAGTCTCACAGTTGTGTGTTGTTTGAAGCTCAGAGCTTGTAG